Part of the Verrucomicrobiia bacterium genome, TTCCAGCGGGTTGACCCGGCGATCCTCGGCGGCGCCATTATCAAGGTTGGCGAACAGATCATTGACGGCAGCCTGCGCCGCAAACTCGACCAAATTAAAGAACGCTTAGCGCAGTAACGAGGTAGACCATGCCCGACACACTTTCACTCGATTCCAAACAGATTTCCGACGTCTTGCGCCGCAGTATTTCGGAATACAAAACCGAAGTCAGCGTCCAGGAAGTCGGCGAGGTCATCGATTGCGGCGACGGTATCGCCCGCATCAAGGGCCTGCCGAATTGCATGGCCGAGGAAATGTTGGAATTCCCCAATAACATCTTCGGCATGGCGCTGAACCTCGAAAAGGAGCAGGTCGGCGTGATGATTCTCGGCGACTTCACCCAGATTTCCGAGGGCGATCTCGTCAAGCGCACCGGCCGCCCGTTGTCCGTGCCCGTGGGTGACGAATTGCTTGGTCGTGTCGTCAACGCCATCGGACAGCCCATCGACGGCAAGGGCCCCATCAATACCAAGAGCCTTCGCCCTATTGAATCGCGCGCGCCCAGCGTCATCGAACGCGAGCCTGTGAAGCAATCCCTGCAAACCGGCCTGAAGGCGATCGACTCAATGATCCCGATTGGTCGCGGCCAGCGCGAACTGATCATCGGCGACCGCCAGACAGGCAAGACCGCCGTTTGCCTCGACACGATCATCAACCAAAAGGGCGGCGACGTCGTTTGCATCTACGTCGCGATCGGCCAGAAGAAGTCCACCGTTGTCAGTGTCGTGGAAACGCTGGAGAAATATGGCGCGCTGGATTACACCATCATCGTCAGCGCCACCGCCAGCGATGCCGCGCCGATGCAGTTCGTCGCGCCGTACTCGGGCTGCGCGATGGGCGAGTATTTCCGCGACCTCGGTCGCCACGCCCTGATCATTTACGATGATCTTTCCAAGCACGCCGTCGCGTATCGCCAGGTTTCCCTGCTGCTGCGCCGTCCACCGGGCCGTGAAGCGTTCCCCGGCGACATCTTCAACCTGCACAGCCGGTTGCTGGAGCGCGCTGCGAAACTCAATATCGACGCGCCCAAACTCAATCCGGTGTATCCGAAAGGTGGCGGCTCCCTCACGGCGTTGCCGATCATTGAGACGCAGGAAGGTGACTACTCGGCTTACATTCCCACAAACGTCATTTCCATCACTGACGGGCAAATCTACCTTGAGTCCGACCTTTTCTATTCGGGCATTCGCCCCGCGGTATCGGTCGGCCTCTCGGTCAGCCGTGTCGGCGGTAGCGCGCAAACAAAGGCGATGCGGAAGATCGCCGGCACCTTGCGCCTGAGTTTGGCGCAATACCGCGAATTGGCGGCTTTTGCGCAGTTGTCGAGCGATCTCGACAAGGCGACCAAGGCGCAACTCGACCGCGGTCAGCGCATGGTGGAACTCCTCAAACAGCCGCAGTATCAACCGATGAGCAGCGAAGACCAGGTCGCGGTGATCTGGGCCGCCACGAATGGTTATCTGGATGGGGTCCCCGTCTCGGCCATCCGCCAATATGAGACCGAGTTTCTCCAGTTCCTCAAGAGCAAGTACACCACGGTGGTCACGGGGCTGCGCGACCGCAAGGAACTCACCGAGGAAATCGTTGCGGGCTTGAAGAAGGCCGCTGAGGAATTCAAGGGCTTGTTCTCCGCCAAGTAAGCTGCCATGGCCTCGCTTCGCGACATTCGACGCCGCATCAAGGGCGTCAAGAACATCCGCCAGGTCACGCGCGCGATGAACATGATCGCCGCGGCCCGTCTGCGGCGCGCACAAAGCAAGGCGGTGTCGGCGCGGCCCTATGCAGAACGGCTCTCCGAGATTTTGCAGGACGTCGTGGCCTCCAGCGGCGGCTCGGGCCGGCATCCATTGATGGCCGAGCGCGAAGT contains:
- the atpA gene encoding F0F1 ATP synthase subunit alpha yields the protein MPDTLSLDSKQISDVLRRSISEYKTEVSVQEVGEVIDCGDGIARIKGLPNCMAEEMLEFPNNIFGMALNLEKEQVGVMILGDFTQISEGDLVKRTGRPLSVPVGDELLGRVVNAIGQPIDGKGPINTKSLRPIESRAPSVIEREPVKQSLQTGLKAIDSMIPIGRGQRELIIGDRQTGKTAVCLDTIINQKGGDVVCIYVAIGQKKSTVVSVVETLEKYGALDYTIIVSATASDAAPMQFVAPYSGCAMGEYFRDLGRHALIIYDDLSKHAVAYRQVSLLLRRPPGREAFPGDIFNLHSRLLERAAKLNIDAPKLNPVYPKGGGSLTALPIIETQEGDYSAYIPTNVISITDGQIYLESDLFYSGIRPAVSVGLSVSRVGGSAQTKAMRKIAGTLRLSLAQYRELAAFAQLSSDLDKATKAQLDRGQRMVELLKQPQYQPMSSEDQVAVIWAATNGYLDGVPVSAIRQYETEFLQFLKSKYTTVVTGLRDRKELTEEIVAGLKKAAEEFKGLFSAK